In Spirosoma pollinicola, the genomic window CCCAGCTCCCGGTTGGTCCCCGCTTTGATTCTAGGGATAAACGTATTGATGCTCATCGACTATATTCAGTTCCGAAACGATCGTTCACTTGGCCTGCTGCTGCTGGGTCTAGGCTTGATTGTCGTAGCTATCAAAATCCGGACATTAGACGTGCAGAAAGTGAATTGTGATCCGTATGCTTTCTTCCAGGGGCATGCCTTCTGGCATGTACTTACGGGGCTAAGCAGTTTTTGTAGTTACTCATTTTTTCGTTTCACAAGAATCACCTCTTGATGTAGGGCAAGCGCCCTCAAGTTGAAGGCATGGCAAGTAGCTAGGGAGCCATTAAAGAGACAGCGATTTTTTAATATCTGTTCAATTATACAAGTTCACTGTGCCGATTAAGTAGACCATCTCAAGGCAAGGCACATACGGTATAGACTCTAAACTAACTTCGATACTAGTTTTGCGGTTAACAACCAAGCGGGAGCGGCCGACTACTGCTCAGGCCAACCGAAATCTATGAAATCGTATTCAATCCCTAAAGACATTATTCGCCGGGAGCGAATGAATAAAACCTTTACTAAATATCACTTAGGCGATGGCCGGGTGTTGCATCATTTTACGGCGGCCAATGACGAGTTGTTTCATGATCACCCCTGGTCTTTTCGCACCACTATTTTGTCCGGGGGCTACATTGAGGTAGTAGCCGAGCCAAAAGACGACGGAACGTTAGCCCTTACTAAGCACAAGCGCCTTCCGGGGACAACGCACCATGTGCAGGCGGGAACGATTCACAAGCTGATTGGGCTGCTGAAAGGGGACTGCTGGACGATGATTGAACCCGGCCAGCCTGAGCGCCAGTCGGGCTTCTATAAAGCGGATGAAGCAGGCGTCTGGCACCGGTTCTGGAACCAGCGAAAGTGGCGGTTAATGGTTGCTATACCGAGTACAGCCTAAAACACCAGCTCCCCAAACCAAGGTTATTTAATTACGGGTAACTAACCATTTGTTCATAAGCTATATACTCTCTCTTAGAGGTGATAGTAGCTTACGTTGCTTTATACTCGTAGAGTAGATGAATGGCTGTTAATGCTTACTCTCAGCAAAGGATTTGCCGTTTTCTAATTTACTTACTCTACTAACAATGGACATACTTGAAGTGCTAGCTAAGTGGCTTTTTTGGCTCTTTGATGGAATCGGCGTCAACCTTATTCTTAAGAAGATTGCCAAAGTATTCGACAAAAAGAATGAAGATAGCCCAAATTCAAATAGCAATTCGTTGATTAGCACAGAGCTACCACAGGTATAATTTATCGTTTTATTCAAGGTTACATAATCATGATCTAGCTTTCGCACCATTCTTAAGTACGATAGTTGGTACTCTTTTGACCTTCCTACCCCTAAAAGCATAATAATAGCACTTTTGTAATGGCTTTATTTCGTACTTCTTAAGCTAATACGAAAAGTGGGTAGTTTCCTTCATCTCACATAAGAGGGTATTTTGAGAACTCTAGCAATAGGTGATCAAGCCGATCGTCCAAGACAAATTGAAATATAAGCTAATAACCGGACTTGAATTACTCTTGCCGCTACGCAAAGCAGCCTATCTACCAAAGCACCAATTCCACAGCATTTTTAACAATTCTGTTCCGCTACTCAGAAGACTTACACATAGGAGAAGCAGACCTATAAAGGCGGCTAAAGAGATGAGGTAGGGCTTGTACACTTTTCGGGTAAAGCGCTCATAGAGGAGTAGCCCCAGGATAATCAACAACCCAAGTAAAGCCCCCGAAAGAGGGAAGCTCGGTATTCGGCCAATCGTTGCACCTAGAAACGGCAAGATGGTCAAGACCATAAAACGGGCATGATAGGCAAGTCGGTGCCGATATGTGATAGCTAGCGTATAAAACAGAACAAACAGGCTGATATCGAATCCATTATAAACGAATAAAATTAGGTCCTGGGCACGCATCTGATGTTGTCGAGCCATCAGTAGTAAGCAAACAATCAGGACTGGTACTAATCCATAAGAAGCTTTGCCCACTAGGCGATGCAATGCAATGTGTTTCGTTCGGAGCAGGATGGGCTGACCAATCAGCATGGCAAACCACAACAGAATGGTCATTGCGTGGAGATGAACGAGCGTAGTGGTTCCAGTAAAGGTGGGGAATAAACCGAAGTAGGTTTTATAAAATGCGAGAAAGACAAGGAACAGAACGGCGACAAACAGATAGCTGATGTTTCGGTAGACTTTTTCCATGACGATAAATGGTTGGCATTCATCGCCAAATCTAGCGTGATAAATGGCGTGGGTTTGGTTAGAAACCCGACGTTATTTAGACTAGCCGCAGGATTTTTTCGGGCGAGAGGGCATACTGGGCCAGCAAGGTATTGGGCGTTACGCCCGCAAATTCCTTGAATTCCTTGAATAGGTGATGAAAATCCGTATACCCGAAATGAACCGCCACGGTCAACCAATCGGCATCAGGATGGGCTTCCTTCCACAAAAACGTCTGGTGGAAACGCGCAATCCGACTGTAGAGTTTGGGGCCGATACCCAACCGTTCAACAAACTTGCGCTCTAACTGTCGTGGACTCAGGCAGGCTTGATTTGCCAACCAATCCAGCGAAAAACTCGTTGGGTTGTGCAGTAGAAGTTGCCCGATTTGATCGACGGCATGACTGTCGGCGCGCACCTGCCGAATTTTCGATAGCAGATAGTATTCGACAACCGCCAGCATCTCGCTATACCCGTTGGTGTTGGCTAAGCGATCATTAATCCCCCGAACTTCCTGACCGATGATGGATTCGGCGTCTACTTTCAAATCGGTAAATTCAGAGAGGGGTATCCGAAATAAGCGGAATAAGCCTCCAACGTGAAAAATAACCCGAATCATCAGGTAGTCGGCGGTCGGCATCTTAAAATTAATTCGCGACACGGGTTGACCAAAAATGGCGATCCTTGGTTCAATCTTCTCCACGCCCGTGCTCGGATTCAAGGACGTAACCAACCCCTTGAGAAAGAATTCTAGGCCATGTTCAGGTAGGGGTGGAAATGGTTTAACCAAGGGTGAGTTGGTCGGATCATACCTAAAATGGAGGAGCAAATATTCCTTCACAAAAGCTTGGAGAGCTAGCTGGGGTGGAATCCGCTGATAGATCATACAGAAAGATAGGTGTTTACAGTTAATTCTGACCTAAGTTTTAGTATTCGGTTAGGCTTCAACTAGACCAATGCTAATTATCCAAAATTCGACCTATCTAATGCTTTCTTCTAAGCTAGATTGAGAAAAGGGATCATCCAAACAGGAGTTGTACGACAGCCATACCCCATTTTTGAAGCATACGGATGAAGAATCTATCGTCTCCCGTAGGAGCGTTTCAGGAGACGGTCATCTTTCAATATCTACCATACACCATTAATAGTGTGCATTTTGGTCATTAATCGTTTTAAGAAAGGCACCCATTTCCACAGTAAATGGTTATAGTAGTACCAAATTTAATATGACTCCGTAGCTCAGTTGGTAGAGCAATTGACTCTTAATCAATGGGTCGACAGTTCGAACCTGTCCGGGGTCACCACTAAACACAACAGGCCAGCTGCAACACAACGTGTTATAGTTGGCCTGTTGTGTTTATTCTCGTTCCTAAAATTAAACCAGCGTTATCTGGGAATGATGAAAACGGGTAACGTATGCTACTGATTAGATTGGACAGATGTTAAAAATGATAGTTCATTTAAATTAGCTTTTTTTACCAATTTATTGACCTATCTATTCGTTGACATGTCGGTTTTGACGATTTACGGGAGCTAGTTTTAGTGGCAGAAATAGCTCGATTGGCAGGCATAATTTATATCAATTTACAAATCGACTTTTGGAGAATGTACAATTGGTTCAGACGAACAGTTGTATCCTCTTCGGAGGTCCGTTATGAAAATGTTACAAAATATAATGATCAAAGAGTGGTCTACTATCTGATTCTTATAAGCTAGGCGAAAGGGAAGGGTTTGCAATGAACAATTAATCCTGTATTCTCTACTCGTAGGCTACTCACTGGATCGTGGTGGCAGGCTACCCAATGAATTCTCTTTTCCACTAGCTCCCCACCCGGTTATAACTCATTTATCCAATATCACTTGACTACAAACACTCACTCTTGTTTGGGGCTTATGGTGAAAAAAGAGCATCCATCATATTGAACTATAGGATAGTCTTTGTAGCGCATTACATCGGTATCGGAAACCGGCTTGATCAGTTGCTCATCTTCAATTTGGAGAAGCTGGTGGTAATACTTGCTATTAACATTAAGCTGAAGCTGACAAGCCAACGACTCGGGCGGTAAGACATCGGGTAGCCTTTCCAAGGAACGCTCAAACAAACCCAGTAAAGGATGTTTATTGAAGAGGCTTTGCATAACCAGATGGGATAATAGGCGACTCGGCCTCCTTTTTAAAGGTAAAAGGTTGCTGGGTACATAAGCTACTTAGGGGCTTTCAGCAATTTGCCCCAGTAAAGATAATGGGAGGCACCCTGCGCCGCTACGGTAGTTTTAATAGAATTATATTATTTATTGAACCTCCCGTTGAATAAACGTTAAAGTGTTTTGACTTATCATTTAATGAACCTTCCTTTAATAAATGTATAGGCTACAGCTACATTTTTCTACGTTGTGGCAACCGGGATTAAAAGTGGAGCGCCAATTTCGACCCCCCGTAAACGGAGATACTCGTATAGGGTGGTTTTAGAGATGTGTAAATCGCGGGCGATTTGTTCAACCGAGTACTTGGCTTCTTTGTAAAGACTTTAACCAATGCGAGCTTTCTGCTCACCGGCCTTGGAAAGCCCTTTACGTCGGCCTAAGAGTTGACCCCGACGACGGGCGGAGGCTAAACCCGCCAGGGTTCGCTCCCGAATCACCTCCCGCTCAAACTCAGCCAGGCTGGCAAAGATGCGAAAAACAAGCCGACCCTGAGCCGTCGTGGTGTCGATGGGGTCGTTCAGACTAACTAACCCAATGTGGTGATCTTCTAGACGAGTCACAATCTCAATCAAGTGATTCAAGGAACGGCCCAATAGATCCAGTTTCCAAATCATCAACGTGTCCCCCTCGCGGATGATTTCGAGCAATCTGTTCAATTCAGGCCTTTCGGTTTTAGATCTACTGGCTTTCTCCTGGTAGATTTTCAAGCAACCGGCTGCTTTAAGGGCATCAAGCTGAAGGGCCAGGTTTTGAGCTTGCCGGTCCGCCGGTGCGGTAGAGACTCGGGGATAACCTAACTTCATGGTGTACGGATATCTGTCTCACGTATTTTACGTAAGAAGTGAGAAATCGATTTTCGATCCAGCGAGCAGGTTGTGAGCGTTTATGTTACAGAATTATCAGGTAGAAATGCCAAAATAAAAGTAGTATACCACTAAACGCTTTAGAAGGGTGCGTTGGTAATAAACGATTGAAATGATTGTCCAGCAGTCTTTAGGCCTGAAATCATTCACAGAAAGGTTCGAGCGAGTGGAACCTGTGAACTAATAAACTGAACGGGTTTACTGAACGTAAAAACGATTGTTTTTGACCACTTTCTTTCTACCTGACCGCCGTTCATGAAAACCTCGGTTTAATTTTAGGAGAAGACATACAATATTTTAAAGACTAAAAACGACAATCAGTTACATACGATCTACATTGCCGTTTTATTTTCGGACATGACAATGAAGTCAGATTAATTATTATGTTCCAATTCAGCCTTTATCGTTTAAAGCGTCCAACTAGTCTTTTCATAATTGCTTATAACAAAGCATAACTTTAGCGGGTCATTTACCCCAGAAATCGAGCATTCAACCACATTTATATCCGTTCGGTAAGCGGTAGTTGTATTTTTGCAACGTATCTCTTCTATGAATGACAGCCTGGTTAAAAGTCTATCGTAATCACGTATTGATCGGAATTGCCCTGGTAATTCTGCCAATCGTCTATTCGGTAAATACTGGCGTAAGCTGGTCACCGTTGAGACCACACGAGCATCTGGTACAAAATGGGTTAGCCTATGTGCTGCTGGTGCTGTTCTCGTATTTGAACCATACCCTATTTGTTCCCCGCTGGTTTCTGACGAAGCAATACCGGAAATACGTCATCATAGCTGTTGGTTGCATTCTGGCAGCTGTTTATTTGCCCTATCGCATTGAGCAGTGGGCCTTCTTTAAATCACCGCGAGAAAATACCCCGCTGGCCTGGGCTCGTCAGATTTTCGTAGAGGAAATGATGCTGGCTAGACCACGTGATTTTCCCCACCCCGACGAACACAGATTCGGAGTTAAGCCATTTGATCGGCTGCAGGTTCCACCTCAACAGGATGGCCCACTTCATTCACCTGGTGACGATCGACCTTACGACCGGCATGGACCGCCTTTTATACTGCTGCTTCCCGTTAAGCTTGCCATATTTTTTTTACTGGGTAGTGTCAGTTCCCTCATATCCATCTCTATTCAAACAGCCAGTCGGCTTCATCAGGTTGAAACGGATCAGTTGCAGGCCGAGCTTCGCCAGCTAAAAGCGCAGATTCAACCGCATTTTCTGTTTAATACGCTCAATAGCATTTATGCGCTGGCCATTCGTCAGGATAAACGCACGGCCGATACCATTGTGAAGCTCTCGGAGTTCATGCGCTACATTATCCGCGATGCTCACCGGGACAAAGTAGCCCTGAACAAAGAGATCAATTACATTGGTAATTACATCGATCTCCAAAAAGCCCGGCTACGGGATGCGGTTCAGGTTAACTAC contains:
- a CDS encoding sensor histidine kinase translates to MTAWLKVYRNHVLIGIALVILPIVYSVNTGVSWSPLRPHEHLVQNGLAYVLLVLFSYLNHTLFVPRWFLTKQYRKYVIIAVGCILAAVYLPYRIEQWAFFKSPRENTPLAWARQIFVEEMMLARPRDFPHPDEHRFGVKPFDRLQVPPQQDGPLHSPGDDRPYDRHGPPFILLLPVKLAIFFLLGSVSSLISISIQTASRLHQVETDQLQAELRQLKAQIQPHFLFNTLNSIYALAIRQDKRTADTIVKLSEFMRYIIRDAHRDKVALNKEINYIGNYIDLQKARLRDAVQVNYQLEGDERHVEIAPLLLFSFIENAFKYGVNPDEESRIEIQIRIEGDSLHLYVANKKVQISQFENSTGVGLQNTKERLRLLYPDTHTLTIDNNPTDFHVSLSLTLS
- a CDS encoding helix-turn-helix domain-containing protein, whose product is MIYQRIPPQLALQAFVKEYLLLHFRYDPTNSPLVKPFPPLPEHGLEFFLKGLVTSLNPSTGVEKIEPRIAIFGQPVSRINFKMPTADYLMIRVIFHVGGLFRLFRIPLSEFTDLKVDAESIIGQEVRGINDRLANTNGYSEMLAVVEYYLLSKIRQVRADSHAVDQIGQLLLHNPTSFSLDWLANQACLSPRQLERKFVERLGIGPKLYSRIARFHQTFLWKEAHPDADWLTVAVHFGYTDFHHLFKEFKEFAGVTPNTLLAQYALSPEKILRLV
- a CDS encoding recombinase family protein is translated as MKLGYPRVSTAPADRQAQNLALQLDALKAAGCLKIYQEKASRSKTERPELNRLLEIIREGDTLMIWKLDLLGRSLNHLIEIVTRLEDHHIGLVSLNDPIDTTTAQGRLVFRIFASLAEFEREVIRERTLAGLASARRRGQLLGRRKGLSKAGEQKARIG